Proteins from a genomic interval of Sphingobacterium sp. SYP-B4668:
- a CDS encoding BT_3987 domain-containing protein produces MKYLAKKYSLLLWGLVTIFSMIALQSCKDDAITVKSIDESRYEVNAESIGYLAGVDGRMDNSTLEFRSEGTYDVLLQLSKPNTQGVKGAVIYNEEVLNAYNQKNGTTFKPFPKTLVTFSGNGQVEVKANAVSSDPVHVSVKTGAEVDAKETYVIPLSTTLLVGGVLSKSSDLLLFVNDLTKIPSTDKSTGIKIISCMEVNDTNPLNNLSLKLKNSDKYLIDMVILFSSNINYDAATGKVKVTHNPNVTHLLANRAKYIKPLQDKGMKVILSILGNHDRSGVANLSDAAAKIFAQEIKAVCDAYNLDGVFFDDEYSSYQNPVPPGFVSPSNKAAARLVYETKMAMPNKLTMVYVYSRTNNFGGTSAIAEAPAGQYVDYALHDYGGSFDLSTRYPGLPKSRWGMSSAEYALGRLPSATALNNLRTGGFGAHMIFAFDPNRSNFEWLQTPALQNVAKILFDDELVIDRSQIYSKDW; encoded by the coding sequence ATGAAATATTTAGCAAAGAAATACAGTCTTCTACTTTGGGGACTGGTCACAATATTCTCCATGATAGCCCTGCAATCTTGCAAGGATGATGCTATCACCGTCAAATCAATAGACGAGTCAAGATATGAAGTAAATGCAGAATCTATTGGGTATTTAGCCGGGGTAGATGGTAGAATGGATAACTCTACTTTGGAGTTTCGTAGTGAAGGAACATACGATGTACTGCTGCAGCTTTCCAAACCCAATACACAAGGTGTGAAGGGAGCCGTCATATACAATGAGGAGGTCCTCAACGCATATAACCAAAAGAATGGAACTACTTTCAAACCTTTTCCGAAAACTTTGGTGACTTTTTCGGGCAATGGTCAGGTAGAAGTGAAAGCCAATGCAGTGTCTTCTGACCCCGTACATGTGTCTGTGAAGACAGGTGCTGAGGTAGACGCAAAAGAAACGTATGTCATCCCCTTAAGTACAACGCTACTAGTGGGTGGAGTACTCTCCAAATCTAGCGACTTGCTACTTTTTGTAAATGACTTAACAAAAATACCATCAACAGACAAAAGTACTGGAATCAAGATTATCAGTTGTATGGAGGTGAATGATACCAACCCGTTGAATAATTTGAGCTTGAAGCTAAAGAATAGTGATAAATATCTCATCGATATGGTCATCTTGTTTTCTTCGAATATCAACTATGATGCTGCTACAGGTAAGGTGAAAGTAACACATAATCCAAATGTGACACACCTATTGGCCAATCGTGCTAAATATATTAAACCTTTGCAGGATAAGGGCATGAAAGTAATCTTGAGTATATTGGGGAACCACGACCGTTCGGGAGTAGCCAATCTTTCTGATGCTGCGGCTAAGATTTTTGCCCAAGAGATTAAGGCCGTGTGTGATGCCTATAATTTGGATGGGGTATTTTTTGACGATGAGTATTCTTCCTATCAGAATCCTGTTCCTCCAGGGTTTGTATCGCCGTCCAATAAAGCAGCAGCCCGACTCGTATATGAAACAAAAATGGCCATGCCCAACAAGCTAACAATGGTATATGTGTATTCCAGAACGAATAATTTTGGTGGTACAAGTGCTATTGCAGAAGCGCCTGCTGGACAGTATGTAGACTATGCACTGCATGATTATGGAGGTAGCTTTGATTTATCTACCCGCTATCCAGGTCTTCCCAAATCTCGTTGGGGAATGTCTTCGGCCGAGTACGCACTAGGTAGGTTGCCCTCAGCAACGGCTTTAAACAATCTTCGAACAGGGGGATTTGGGGCACACATGATTTTTGCATTTGACCCAAACAGGAGCAACTTCGAATGGCTTCAAACACCTGCATTACAAAATGTCGCTAAAATACTGTTTGACGATGAGCTGGTAATCGATCGAAGCCAAATCTATAGCAAAGATTGGTAA
- a CDS encoding metallophosphoesterase, giving the protein MGIRFLLIPILCSLLHNINYAQEKSTKIRLGVIADPQYADKDSKGSRFYRNSLLKLDTASEVLNNGKVDFTIVLGDLVDVGTKDLEPVRRRLARLHSPVYNMLGNHDFVDTKDGTQLYKELGMQAPYYVVEKGNWTFILLNTNELSEYATKLGSSEQEAWKNMNDGLTSEKRKNAQPWNGGVGNKQLQWMEKKIKEAQKKSKDVIIFTHHPLFPENGLETLNNREILSIITKYTNIRAVISGHHHEGNFGTYKGIPMVTLEGMIETDKTNSYGTIDLYSKRIVLTGYGRMTSRVFEF; this is encoded by the coding sequence ATGGGAATAAGATTTTTATTGATACCTATTCTGTGCTCACTCTTGCATAACATCAACTACGCGCAAGAAAAATCGACAAAGATACGTTTAGGAGTAATAGCCGATCCACAATATGCAGACAAAGATAGTAAAGGTAGTCGTTTCTATCGTAACTCTCTTTTAAAACTAGACACGGCTTCGGAGGTCCTAAATAATGGGAAAGTTGATTTTACGATCGTACTCGGTGATTTGGTTGATGTGGGAACAAAAGATCTTGAACCGGTACGACGACGACTTGCAAGACTGCATTCACCAGTATACAATATGTTGGGCAACCACGACTTCGTCGATACTAAAGACGGCACTCAACTATACAAGGAGTTGGGCATGCAAGCCCCCTACTACGTTGTTGAGAAAGGCAATTGGACTTTTATTTTACTCAATACAAATGAACTATCCGAATATGCAACTAAGCTAGGTTCATCTGAACAGGAGGCGTGGAAAAATATGAACGACGGTCTAACATCGGAAAAAAGGAAGAATGCGCAACCTTGGAATGGAGGTGTAGGAAATAAACAACTCCAATGGATGGAAAAAAAAATAAAAGAGGCGCAAAAAAAATCGAAAGATGTCATCATATTTACGCATCACCCTTTATTTCCCGAGAACGGATTGGAAACTTTGAACAACAGGGAAATTCTATCCATAATTACCAAATATACCAATATCCGCGCTGTAATATCGGGACATCATCACGAGGGCAATTTTGGAACTTATAAAGGGATTCCTATGGTTACATTGGAAGGTATGATTGAAACGGATAAGACAAATTCCTACGGTACTATAGACCTATATTCCAAGAGAATTGTGCTTACTGGTTACGGAAGAATGACATCGAGAGTATTTGAATTCTGA
- a CDS encoding GyrI-like domain-containing protein codes for MNNQIIKTFNVIGISTRTTNDNGKSAKDIEALWSKFWSEEIQKQIPNAISEEIYAVYTDYETDFTGPYTTIIGLPVHTLENIPDGMIGLTIETATYQKFVSKGKMPEAVFNTWLEIWQNTNLNRAYKADFTVHGKKYYDGDQAEVETFISVKE; via the coding sequence ATGAACAATCAAATTATTAAAACGTTTAATGTAATCGGAATTTCAACCAGGACGACCAATGATAATGGAAAATCCGCAAAAGATATCGAGGCATTATGGAGTAAGTTCTGGAGCGAAGAGATTCAAAAACAAATTCCAAATGCCATAAGTGAAGAAATTTACGCCGTATATACCGATTACGAGACCGACTTTACCGGGCCTTATACTACCATCATTGGTCTTCCAGTTCATACATTGGAGAACATTCCCGACGGAATGATTGGGTTAACAATCGAAACAGCAACGTACCAGAAATTTGTTTCAAAAGGTAAAATGCCGGAAGCTGTTTTCAATACTTGGTTAGAAATATGGCAAAATACCAACTTAAATCGAGCCTATAAGGCAGATTTTACAGTTCATGGAAAGAAATATTACGACGGAGATCAAGCGGAGGTCGAGACTTTTATATCTGTGAAAGAATAA
- a CDS encoding glycoside hydrolase family 18, whose translation MNLVVFKIKKYSMALLLGAVLASVTACNEWTEAEPLEISSQDMEQQNPKLYAKYLEDLRAFKRNPHKINMGWFNNSRKELVSQGDHFSKVPDSLDFVVLESPIALVDRETSEMKNLLEKKGTKVIFEIDFNSIKTAFVKKEDKTLILDDFVKDTINTILTAADKYPYQGLIVSYQGKELLHLTAAEKMQVEAEENLFFGLVSPWFEKNVDKTSFFKGNPQYLIGKNILQEVNYIILPTENAVDAGGLGYALLSATTNDVPVDKYIVLASMTSYKADEAKLGYFADGTRAAIATARWAASLQNGLRIQGVGYKNLSYDYFNVLKSYQYSREAIQITNPAIKVK comes from the coding sequence ATGAATTTAGTAGTTTTCAAGATAAAGAAATACAGCATGGCCCTACTGCTTGGAGCAGTACTGGCAAGTGTAACAGCGTGTAATGAATGGACGGAGGCGGAGCCTTTGGAGATATCAAGCCAAGATATGGAACAACAAAATCCGAAACTCTATGCAAAATATCTAGAAGACCTTCGTGCCTTTAAAAGGAATCCTCATAAAATAAACATGGGTTGGTTCAATAACAGTAGGAAGGAACTTGTAAGCCAAGGCGACCATTTTTCGAAAGTGCCCGACAGCTTGGATTTCGTTGTTTTAGAATCTCCGATAGCCTTGGTGGACAGAGAGACCAGCGAGATGAAGAACCTTTTGGAGAAAAAGGGTACCAAAGTCATCTTTGAAATTGATTTTAACAGTATTAAGACCGCCTTTGTCAAAAAAGAAGATAAAACGCTGATATTGGATGATTTCGTAAAAGATACAATCAATACCATTCTTACTGCGGCAGACAAGTACCCTTACCAAGGACTGATTGTATCTTATCAGGGGAAAGAGCTGTTACATTTGACAGCCGCTGAAAAAATGCAGGTAGAGGCAGAGGAAAACCTCTTCTTTGGACTTGTAAGTCCTTGGTTCGAAAAAAATGTAGACAAAACATCATTTTTCAAAGGAAACCCTCAATACCTAATCGGCAAAAACATCCTGCAAGAAGTGAATTACATTATTTTACCAACCGAAAATGCAGTAGATGCTGGAGGACTGGGCTACGCATTATTATCCGCAACCACGAACGATGTACCCGTAGACAAATATATAGTCTTAGCCAGCATGACATCCTATAAAGCCGACGAGGCCAAACTGGGTTATTTTGCAGACGGTACACGTGCAGCTATAGCTACGGCACGATGGGCTGCATCTTTGCAAAATGGCCTACGGATACAGGGAGTGGGCTATAAAAACCTTTCCTACGACTACTTCAATGTATTAAAAAGTTATCAATATAGTAGGGAAGCGATTCAAATTACAAATCCGGCAATAAAAGTAAAATAA
- a CDS encoding SGNH/GDSL hydrolase family protein, with protein MIWALALTGFSQDGKAKRIPANSVSITYLGRTLIGDGGEVTFDWPGTYFQFMLTGESCSMRASDTGESYYNVFADGQLVNQIMISSRDTTVQLVSKLNKKKAHHIIVQKKSEGEFGRTTLHEFVVGKDAVIKQYLNKRSRFIEFIGDSYTVGYGTDGKHRDEPFAVATENANKTYARMVADYFDADYALIAHSGRGAARNYGDSLTQSAYTMKNAMMNTLNSDTSTRYSFAQYKPDLVVINLGINDFSTFPNPSQLEFQEAYRRIINQVQHAYGSKVKILCVIPYLGGALEQYINNLVADLKDPNIGATASLRGVINSDSDMGAAWHPGYAGHQKMATFMIPYVSTFTGWQMEDRFIK; from the coding sequence ATGATTTGGGCCCTCGCGCTCACGGGTTTTTCTCAAGACGGAAAAGCAAAGAGGATACCCGCCAATTCTGTTAGTATCACCTATTTGGGGCGGACACTTATCGGTGATGGTGGAGAGGTAACATTTGATTGGCCAGGGACCTATTTTCAGTTTATGCTAACGGGTGAATCTTGTTCCATGCGAGCTTCTGATACGGGTGAAAGCTATTATAATGTTTTTGCAGATGGTCAGTTGGTCAATCAGATCATGATTTCTAGCCGGGATACGACTGTTCAGCTTGTGTCTAAGCTGAACAAAAAAAAGGCTCATCACATTATCGTTCAGAAAAAATCTGAAGGAGAGTTTGGCAGGACGACTCTTCATGAATTTGTCGTGGGGAAAGATGCTGTTATCAAGCAGTACCTGAACAAACGCAGTCGTTTTATTGAATTTATCGGCGATTCTTACACCGTTGGATATGGTACAGATGGAAAGCACCGTGACGAGCCATTTGCTGTAGCTACAGAAAATGCAAACAAGACTTATGCGCGCATGGTCGCAGATTATTTTGATGCTGACTATGCTTTGATAGCGCATTCGGGGCGTGGAGCTGCCCGAAATTATGGAGATTCGCTTACCCAGTCGGCATATACAATGAAAAATGCGATGATGAATACGCTAAATAGTGATACATCAACTCGTTACTCCTTTGCACAGTACAAGCCTGATCTCGTTGTTATTAATTTGGGGATTAATGATTTTTCTACCTTTCCTAATCCCTCTCAATTGGAGTTTCAAGAAGCTTATAGACGTATTATCAACCAAGTGCAACATGCGTATGGTTCTAAAGTAAAGATACTATGTGTTATTCCTTATTTAGGAGGTGCATTGGAGCAATATATCAATAATTTGGTTGCCGATCTGAAAGATCCTAATATAGGAGCGACCGCTTCATTGCGTGGGGTAATCAATAGCGACTCGGATATGGGAGCAGCGTGGCATCCCGGATACGCAGGACATCAAAAAATGGCCACGTTTATGATTCCATACGTCTCTACCTTTACAGGTTGGCAGATGGAAGATAGGTTTATTAAATAG
- a CDS encoding DUF1735 and LamG domain-containing protein: MRKKHFYSLGFMVALLTLLVSCKSEETFDNKVYISTGKLERIINKPSVTMEQFDIKVAMANLESAPVEVNLGVDPSKLEVYTKIYNEKVEILPSEFYTISNNKVQISQGSVESAPVTVTFDKINSLDREKIFVLPISLTGGSISILESEKTVFYVIKGGALIDVVADIEDNYLHIDQWKTPAPVNNLSKFTLEALIQVRNYDRMISTIMGIEGRFLIRLGDANFPPNQIQVATSAGNMPGSDAATKGLPTNQWVHVAVAFNGQDKKIRVYVNGKLQSEANTTLSTVSFGVNGPNGFYIGRSYEDARFLAGDISECRIWNVERTAEEIASNPYEVSPTADGLVAYWKCNEGSGSVVKDHTANGNDLTAKKAVKWTPVSLPAK, encoded by the coding sequence ATGAGAAAGAAACATTTTTATTCCTTAGGGTTCATGGTAGCGTTGTTGACCCTACTTGTATCCTGCAAAAGCGAGGAGACCTTCGATAATAAAGTCTACATTTCGACAGGAAAATTGGAGCGGATTATCAATAAACCGTCCGTTACTATGGAGCAATTTGATATTAAAGTAGCTATGGCTAACCTCGAATCGGCTCCTGTGGAAGTCAATCTCGGTGTTGACCCTTCAAAACTGGAGGTATACACCAAAATTTACAATGAAAAAGTAGAGATACTACCCTCCGAATTTTATACAATATCCAACAATAAAGTTCAAATAAGTCAGGGATCGGTAGAGTCTGCACCCGTGACGGTAACGTTTGATAAAATCAACAGTCTTGATAGAGAAAAAATCTTCGTGCTCCCAATATCGCTTACGGGAGGAAGTATATCCATATTAGAGAGTGAAAAAACAGTATTCTATGTCATTAAAGGCGGGGCTTTGATAGATGTTGTCGCGGATATCGAAGATAACTACCTACACATCGATCAATGGAAAACTCCAGCACCTGTCAATAACTTATCAAAATTTACCTTAGAGGCTTTGATCCAGGTTCGCAATTACGACCGCATGATCAGTACGATTATGGGAATCGAGGGTAGATTCTTGATTCGTCTAGGCGATGCAAACTTCCCTCCAAACCAGATTCAAGTAGCTACATCTGCTGGAAACATGCCTGGTTCTGATGCTGCTACTAAAGGATTACCGACCAATCAATGGGTACATGTCGCAGTAGCTTTTAATGGTCAGGACAAGAAGATTCGTGTATATGTAAATGGTAAACTACAATCAGAAGCAAACACGACTTTATCCACAGTGAGCTTTGGTGTAAATGGGCCGAATGGATTCTACATTGGTAGATCATATGAGGATGCACGTTTCTTAGCAGGTGATATTTCGGAATGTCGTATTTGGAATGTCGAACGAACTGCGGAGGAAATTGCCAGCAATCCTTACGAAGTAAGTCCTACTGCCGACGGTCTGGTCGCTTACTGGAAATGTAATGAAGGTAGTGGCAGTGTGGTCAAGGATCATACAGCCAATGGCAATGATCTGACAGCGAAAAAAGCCGTGAAATGGACACCGGTATCACTGCCTGCAAAATAA
- a CDS encoding aminotransferase class IV — protein sequence MLISHVIFNGKLIPESEAQLSINDLAIVRGYGIFDYFKTVAGVPIFLEDNLNRFQQSANLMDLPVNYSQTELKSLIDTLMRANAMPDSGIKLLLTGGYSADGYSISEPNLIISQHPLKRNITLEREGLKLLPFDYHRPFSQVKSIDYVMGIHALKAAKSQGADDVVYVQDGLISECPRANFFLISPEGKLLSPADDVLQGITRKKILELASTEIDVEVRDINLQDLKCASEAFISSTTKNITPVTSVLGYKEFAPQAGPITKRLQRLLQNLIYKNG from the coding sequence ATGCTAATTTCTCATGTGATTTTCAACGGAAAGCTAATTCCAGAGAGCGAAGCCCAATTATCCATTAATGACCTAGCGATTGTACGTGGATACGGCATTTTCGATTATTTTAAAACTGTTGCGGGTGTCCCAATTTTTTTGGAAGACAACTTAAATCGTTTTCAACAATCGGCCAATTTGATGGACCTGCCAGTTAACTACTCCCAAACGGAACTCAAAAGTCTAATCGACACATTGATGCGGGCCAACGCCATGCCTGATTCGGGCATTAAACTACTATTAACGGGAGGATACAGCGCAGATGGGTACAGTATCTCCGAACCGAATTTAATTATCAGCCAGCACCCGCTGAAACGCAACATCACCTTAGAGCGAGAAGGCTTAAAATTATTACCATTTGACTATCACCGCCCTTTCAGTCAGGTCAAATCGATTGATTATGTCATGGGGATACATGCGCTAAAAGCAGCGAAATCACAAGGTGCCGATGATGTGGTGTATGTACAAGATGGGTTAATCTCCGAATGTCCACGCGCCAACTTCTTTTTGATAAGTCCAGAGGGCAAACTGCTTTCTCCGGCCGATGACGTCTTACAAGGTATCACCCGTAAAAAGATTCTAGAGCTGGCGTCTACTGAAATAGATGTGGAAGTCCGGGATATCAATTTACAGGATTTGAAATGTGCATCAGAAGCATTTATCAGCTCTACTACCAAAAATATAACACCTGTGACATCCGTATTGGGATATAAGGAATTTGCCCCACAGGCAGGACCTATTACTAAACGTTTGCAACGACTTTTGCAAAATTTGATTTACAAAAATGGATAG
- a CDS encoding DUF4434 domain-containing protein, translating to MKLYSRKTCFSFLMLLLGLFSSQIQAQTVKPLKGSWINLPYQDVRNKYMNPAHVDYMRPEFWKTKMAEYAQMGLSYIVIMAVANDQKSFYPSQFMSPAYPEGQQSPVEAIMEAADKHNMHVFMSCGWAIDQDDNIRDPKIKMLQQQIMQETATLFGKYKSFYGWYLPVEDSMEPILPEQAIEAANAMAITARSLTPNKKIMISPYGICHADIDNPKFAEQIKKLKVDIIAYQDEIGCVREPMPIPRMKANFKKLGQIHKETGIQFWSNVESFTWEREDNSRESALIPAAFPRYLSQIVGASMAGAEQVISFSVYGIIDDVKSSMPIGQPIESAQSFVDFTEWQQGKGRWPLLERTFKGDVQHEGVGARVTYETKPSQTYNSGSLTDSRLGQEDYRQSQWVGFENGKMSLVLDLKKQVSLRSLAARFLQYRPSNIALPNTVDFYVSTNGKTFEKVKTVVMHASKNDRHDCWIDIALADSFDMEARYIKVVANQDVAANILCDEILVNVTK from the coding sequence ATGAAATTATATTCTCGTAAAACATGCTTTTCCTTCCTTATGTTATTGCTCGGCCTGTTCAGTAGTCAGATTCAGGCACAGACCGTAAAGCCGTTGAAGGGAAGCTGGATTAATCTTCCTTACCAGGACGTACGGAACAAGTATATGAATCCGGCTCATGTAGATTATATGAGACCCGAGTTTTGGAAAACAAAGATGGCAGAATACGCCCAAATGGGACTTTCTTATATTGTCATTATGGCGGTGGCCAACGATCAGAAATCTTTTTATCCATCTCAATTTATGTCACCAGCCTATCCAGAGGGGCAACAGAGCCCTGTTGAGGCGATTATGGAAGCTGCGGATAAGCACAATATGCACGTATTCATGAGCTGCGGATGGGCTATCGATCAAGATGACAATATTCGCGACCCTAAGATCAAGATGCTCCAACAGCAGATCATGCAAGAGACGGCGACGCTTTTTGGTAAGTATAAGTCCTTTTACGGTTGGTATCTACCAGTTGAAGATAGCATGGAACCCATTCTTCCAGAGCAAGCTATTGAAGCTGCCAATGCAATGGCAATCACGGCTCGTAGTTTGACACCCAATAAGAAAATTATGATATCCCCTTATGGTATTTGCCATGCGGATATCGACAATCCAAAGTTTGCAGAACAGATTAAAAAATTGAAAGTAGACATTATTGCTTATCAGGATGAGATCGGATGTGTACGTGAACCCATGCCTATACCAAGGATGAAAGCCAATTTTAAAAAACTAGGGCAGATACATAAAGAGACTGGGATTCAATTTTGGTCCAATGTTGAATCTTTCACATGGGAGCGCGAGGACAACTCTCGTGAATCCGCCTTGATTCCAGCAGCCTTCCCGCGATATTTATCCCAAATTGTAGGCGCTTCCATGGCTGGAGCTGAGCAGGTTATTAGCTTTTCGGTCTATGGGATTATAGACGATGTCAAGTCTAGTATGCCTATCGGGCAACCAATTGAGTCGGCTCAGTCATTCGTTGACTTTACGGAATGGCAGCAAGGTAAGGGACGTTGGCCTTTACTGGAAAGGACGTTCAAAGGAGACGTGCAGCACGAGGGAGTAGGGGCTAGAGTGACTTACGAAACAAAGCCTTCCCAGACCTACAATAGCGGTAGCTTGACGGATTCTCGACTTGGACAGGAAGATTATAGACAGAGCCAATGGGTAGGTTTTGAGAATGGAAAAATGAGCCTTGTCCTTGATTTAAAGAAACAGGTCTCCCTACGATCGTTGGCTGCTAGATTTTTACAATATCGTCCTTCGAATATCGCTTTGCCTAATACTGTGGATTTTTACGTTTCGACAAATGGGAAAACTTTTGAAAAGGTCAAAACTGTGGTCATGCATGCTTCAAAGAATGATCGTCATGACTGTTGGATTGATATCGCTTTGGCCGACAGTTTCGATATGGAAGCGCGCTATATTAAGGTGGTAGCTAACCAAGATGTTGCCGCCAATATCTTGTGTGATGAGATTTTAGTCAATGTAACGAAGTAG
- a CDS encoding DinB family protein, which translates to MDAIFFRPLFDYSHYYNQQLSAIFVKNSTLGDSKSMRLFCHILNAHHIWNSRLLGNAIQYNIWDVHSESLLSEIDAENFRNTGYILSNLDLQNMVSYQTMKGQPFENRICDILFHVINHSTYHRGQIATDFRQIGIEPLVTDYIFWKNVINE; encoded by the coding sequence ATGGATGCAATATTTTTTAGGCCGTTGTTTGATTATTCCCATTATTATAATCAACAGTTGTCAGCAATCTTTGTTAAGAATTCAACTTTAGGTGATTCAAAGTCTATGCGATTATTTTGTCATATACTGAATGCTCATCACATCTGGAACTCGAGGCTGTTGGGGAACGCTATCCAATACAATATTTGGGATGTTCATTCTGAATCCCTCCTCAGTGAGATAGACGCTGAAAACTTTCGAAATACGGGATATATCTTGAGCAACTTGGACCTACAGAATATGGTGTCATATCAAACCATGAAGGGACAGCCCTTTGAAAATAGGATTTGTGATATTTTGTTTCATGTTATCAATCATTCGACCTATCATAGGGGGCAGATAGCAACTGATTTTAGACAAATTGGAATAGAACCACTTGTAACAGATTATATTTTTTGGAAAAATGTAATAAATGAATAG
- a CDS encoding DUF5018 domain-containing protein, with protein MKRLITYTLIANMALVLGSCQKVELHKGTKFDKGLLNFMLTIPGQTSEYTARQLGPYANGDTIYVEVPTTEDDPLDLSQLRATASLENNATVEPALTGIMDFTKPLDIRVTDGDGNVKQHVIKAVATLPRTTFKKLWFNTSDQLGVLRTNISGFAVVKDKLLVADFSGGSLGATVGVRVYNANDGSFVKTIPAPTTFCMQVVADDADHFIVNRYNIYSAGLMLYYYEDIDSDPKLILDYTAAAGAPVELGRKVTVIGNLKQGKAYVYATAPAVNNQIYYWEFNDGVVKDSNPTVIRYAAAEPWTYATVQRKSLEANSDHYLTYCNYVASDANREKGSRFVQFSPTMDVIEMAPSNHYYKVLDFEVFTVDGNQFMAMLTQGFFAWDATHVKVYDITDPSKMTLVAQSSGYRDFMLFESDAYGGTNYNRYGDIDVRVVGKKISIYATMATNDKAYAGVMAYEMKYNR; from the coding sequence ATGAAAAGATTAATAACATATACGCTTATAGCGAACATGGCACTTGTATTGGGCTCGTGTCAAAAAGTGGAGTTGCATAAAGGTACCAAATTCGACAAAGGTCTTTTGAATTTTATGCTGACCATTCCTGGGCAAACTTCTGAATATACAGCCCGGCAATTGGGACCTTATGCCAATGGTGATACCATTTATGTAGAAGTCCCTACGACAGAAGATGATCCTTTGGATTTGTCGCAATTACGAGCTACTGCCAGTTTAGAGAATAACGCGACTGTAGAGCCCGCCCTTACTGGCATAATGGATTTTACCAAACCCTTGGATATACGCGTTACTGATGGAGATGGAAATGTCAAGCAGCATGTCATCAAGGCAGTAGCTACTCTTCCACGGACGACCTTTAAAAAATTGTGGTTTAATACGTCGGATCAGCTAGGAGTGTTGCGGACCAATATCTCGGGTTTTGCCGTGGTTAAGGACAAGTTGCTAGTCGCAGATTTCTCAGGAGGAAGTCTAGGGGCGACTGTGGGGGTACGCGTTTACAATGCTAACGACGGAAGCTTTGTGAAGACAATCCCAGCTCCAACGACCTTTTGTATGCAAGTAGTTGCTGATGATGCCGATCATTTTATTGTCAACAGGTACAATATCTACAGTGCAGGTTTAATGCTGTATTACTATGAAGATATCGATAGTGATCCTAAGCTTATCCTCGATTATACGGCAGCGGCTGGAGCACCGGTAGAGTTAGGGCGCAAAGTGACAGTAATAGGTAACTTGAAACAAGGTAAAGCCTATGTATATGCTACAGCTCCAGCAGTCAATAATCAGATTTACTATTGGGAGTTTAATGACGGTGTCGTGAAAGATAGCAATCCGACGGTGATTCGTTACGCAGCGGCAGAACCATGGACGTATGCTACCGTGCAACGCAAATCCCTAGAAGCCAATTCGGACCATTACCTAACATATTGCAATTATGTCGCCTCGGATGCCAACCGTGAAAAAGGAAGTCGTTTTGTACAATTTTCTCCCACCATGGATGTCATCGAAATGGCACCTTCCAATCATTACTATAAAGTTCTGGATTTTGAAGTATTTACAGTAGATGGCAATCAATTCATGGCCATGTTGACGCAAGGCTTTTTTGCCTGGGATGCAACGCATGTTAAGGTATATGATATTACCGATCCATCCAAAATGACTTTGGTAGCCCAGTCAAGCGGCTATAGAGATTTTATGCTCTTCGAGTCTGATGCATATGGTGGTACCAACTACAATAGGTACGGTGATATAGATGTTCGTGTCGTTGGTAAAAAGATTTCAATCTATGCCACTATGGCTACTAATGATAAGGCTTACGCTGGTGTCATGGCCTATGAAATGAAATACAACCGCTAG